One Streptomyces hundungensis DNA segment encodes these proteins:
- a CDS encoding FadR/GntR family transcriptional regulator, which yields MAKKIDSAGRPQGRAPDPFVPVLRTVRAGNGFEEALEQILQLLRLGLVPAGERLPAERELAERMGISRVTLREVLKVLQDQGLVESRRGRYGGTFVLPRPDGGGEDELRRRVASVDVEDILRFREVLEVGAAGLCAAHGLDGAGAERLRSALTATHDAELTDYRRQDTLLHLTLAELSGSPTLTAQYAAVRATVNDLLDCIPLLVRNLEHSQHQHTALVEAVLDGDADGAREVMREHCGGTAALLRGFLT from the coding sequence GTGGCGAAGAAGATCGACTCGGCGGGGCGCCCGCAGGGCCGCGCACCGGACCCGTTCGTCCCCGTGCTGCGCACCGTACGGGCCGGGAACGGCTTCGAGGAGGCGCTGGAGCAGATTCTCCAACTGCTGCGTCTGGGTCTCGTCCCGGCCGGTGAACGGCTGCCCGCCGAGCGGGAGTTGGCCGAGCGGATGGGGATCAGCCGGGTCACCCTGCGCGAGGTGCTCAAGGTGCTCCAGGACCAGGGCCTGGTGGAGAGCCGGCGCGGCCGGTACGGCGGCACGTTCGTGCTGCCCCGGCCGGACGGGGGCGGCGAGGACGAGCTGCGCCGGCGCGTCGCCTCGGTCGACGTCGAGGACATCCTGCGGTTCCGGGAGGTCCTGGAGGTCGGCGCGGCCGGGCTGTGCGCGGCGCACGGGCTCGACGGGGCCGGCGCCGAGCGCCTGCGCTCCGCGCTCACCGCCACCCACGACGCCGAACTCACCGACTACCGCCGCCAGGACACCCTGCTCCACCTCACGCTGGCCGAGCTCTCGGGTTCGCCGACGCTCACCGCCCAGTACGCGGCGGTGCGGGCCACCGTCAACGACCTCCTGGACTGCATTCCGCTCCTGGTGCGCAATCTGGAGCACTCCCAGCACCAGCACACCGCGCTGGTCGAGGCGGTGCTCGACGGCGACGCGGATGGGGCGCGCGAGGTGATGCGCGAGCACTGCGGGGGCACGGCGGCGCTGCTGCGCGGCTTCCTGACCTGA
- the eat gene encoding ethanolamine permease, translating to MAERTDLRTAPPTSAEDDYLHRRTLRRGSAGWLLLTGLGVAYVVSGDFSGWNIGLSKGGFGGLATATALMGVMYACLVFSLAELSAILPTAGGGYGFARRALGTWGGFLTGTAILIEYILAPAAISLFIGDYVESLGLFGLTSGWPVYLACFAIFIGIHLWGVGEALRFSLVVTAIAVAALLVFAVGAFTDFDASRLNDIPVDASALGSSTWLPFGVLGIWAAFPFGMWFFLGVEGVPLAAEEAKDPVRSMPRALAISLSVLVLLAVVTFFAATGAHGSAALKDAGNPLVVALQGDGGPTALSRFVNYAGLAGLVASFFSLIFAGSRQLFALSRAGYLPRFLSLTSRRKSPYLGLLIPGAIGFALAAWSGNGGRMLNVAVFGATISYALMALSHLVLRRREPDLERPYRTPGGVLTSSVAFVLALFALVATFLVDRDAAFIALGVYAIALAYFAFYSRHRLVAHAPEEEFAALAAAEAELARD from the coding sequence ATGGCCGAGCGCACCGACCTCCGCACCGCACCGCCCACCTCCGCCGAGGACGACTATCTGCACCGGCGCACCCTGCGGCGCGGCAGCGCCGGGTGGCTGCTGCTCACCGGGCTCGGCGTCGCCTATGTGGTCTCGGGCGACTTCTCCGGCTGGAACATCGGACTGTCCAAGGGCGGCTTCGGCGGGCTCGCCACGGCCACCGCCCTGATGGGCGTCATGTACGCCTGCCTGGTGTTCTCGCTGGCCGAGCTCTCCGCCATCCTGCCCACCGCGGGCGGCGGTTACGGCTTCGCGCGCCGGGCGCTCGGCACCTGGGGCGGCTTTCTGACCGGCACCGCGATCCTCATCGAGTACATCCTGGCGCCCGCCGCGATCTCGCTCTTCATCGGCGACTACGTCGAATCGCTCGGCCTGTTCGGGCTCACCTCCGGCTGGCCCGTGTACCTCGCCTGCTTCGCGATCTTCATCGGGATCCACTTGTGGGGCGTGGGCGAGGCGCTGCGCTTCAGCCTCGTGGTCACGGCGATCGCGGTCGCCGCCCTGCTGGTCTTCGCCGTCGGCGCCTTCACCGACTTCGACGCCTCCCGGCTCAACGACATCCCGGTGGACGCCTCCGCGCTCGGCTCCAGCACCTGGCTGCCGTTCGGGGTGCTCGGCATCTGGGCCGCGTTCCCCTTCGGCATGTGGTTCTTCCTCGGCGTCGAGGGGGTGCCGCTGGCGGCCGAGGAGGCCAAGGACCCGGTGCGCTCCATGCCGCGCGCGCTCGCCATCTCGCTTTCGGTCCTGGTGCTGCTGGCCGTGGTCACCTTCTTCGCGGCGACCGGGGCACACGGCTCGGCCGCCCTCAAGGACGCGGGCAACCCGCTGGTCGTGGCGCTCCAGGGCGACGGCGGCCCGACCGCCCTGAGCCGCTTCGTCAACTACGCGGGGCTCGCGGGCCTGGTGGCCTCGTTCTTCTCACTGATCTTCGCGGGTTCGCGCCAGCTCTTCGCCCTGTCCAGGGCGGGCTATCTGCCCCGCTTCCTCTCCCTGACCAGCCGCCGCAAGTCGCCCTATCTGGGCCTGCTGATCCCCGGCGCGATCGGCTTCGCGCTCGCGGCCTGGAGCGGCAACGGCGGCCGCATGCTGAACGTGGCGGTGTTCGGCGCCACCATCTCCTACGCCCTGATGGCCCTCTCGCACCTGGTGCTGCGCCGGCGCGAGCCGGACCTGGAGCGGCCCTACCGCACCCCCGGCGGCGTCCTGACCTCCTCCGTCGCCTTCGTCCTCGCGCTCTTCGCGCTGGTGGCCACGTTCCTGGTGGACCGGGACGCGGCCTTCATCGCG
- a CDS encoding glutamine synthetase family protein, translating to MADRTPPLALDELRALVASGEIDTVVLAFPDMQGRLQGKRFAAGFFLDEVLAHGTEGCNYLLAVDTEMNTVDGYAMSSWERGYGDFAMRADPATLRRVPWNEGTAMLIADLGWNDGTPVVAAPRQILRRQLERLAELGYTAQVGTELEFIVFKDSYEQAWDAGYKGLTPANQYNIDYSVLGTGRIEPLLRRIRNEMQAAGLTVESAKGECNPGQHEIVFRYDEALVTCDQHAIYKTGAKEIAAQEGVSLTFMAKYDQREGNSCHIHLSLTDEDGRNVMAGDGPDHMSPVMRHFLAGQLAALRDFSLLYAPNINSYKRFQPGSFAPTAVAWGHDNRTCALRVVGHGAATRFENRLPGGDVNPHLAVAGLVAAGLYGIENKLELPEACTGNAYTGDYAHVPTTLREAAELWENSPIARAAFGDEVVAHYRNMARVELDAFDAAVTDWELRRSFERL from the coding sequence GTGGCAGACCGCACACCCCCGCTCGCGCTCGATGAGCTGCGCGCCCTCGTCGCGAGCGGTGAGATCGACACTGTCGTCCTCGCCTTCCCCGATATGCAAGGGCGGTTGCAGGGCAAGCGCTTCGCCGCCGGATTCTTCCTCGACGAGGTCCTGGCCCACGGCACCGAAGGCTGCAACTACCTGCTCGCCGTCGACACCGAGATGAACACGGTCGACGGCTACGCGATGTCGTCCTGGGAGCGCGGCTACGGCGACTTCGCCATGCGCGCCGACCCGGCCACACTGCGCCGCGTGCCCTGGAACGAGGGCACCGCGATGCTCATCGCCGACCTCGGCTGGAACGACGGCACCCCGGTCGTCGCGGCCCCCCGCCAGATCCTCCGCCGCCAACTGGAGCGTCTGGCCGAGCTCGGCTACACCGCCCAGGTCGGCACCGAGCTGGAGTTCATCGTCTTCAAGGACAGCTACGAGCAGGCCTGGGACGCCGGCTACAAGGGCCTCACCCCGGCCAACCAGTACAACATCGACTACTCGGTGCTCGGCACCGGCCGCATCGAGCCGCTCCTCCGCCGCATCCGCAACGAGATGCAGGCCGCGGGGCTCACCGTCGAGTCCGCCAAGGGCGAGTGCAACCCGGGCCAGCACGAGATCGTCTTCCGCTACGACGAGGCCCTGGTCACCTGTGACCAGCACGCCATCTACAAGACGGGCGCCAAGGAGATCGCGGCCCAGGAGGGCGTGTCGCTCACCTTCATGGCCAAGTACGACCAGCGCGAGGGCAACTCCTGCCACATCCACCTCTCGCTCACCGATGAGGACGGCCGCAATGTGATGGCGGGCGACGGACCCGATCACATGTCGCCGGTGATGCGCCACTTCCTGGCCGGACAGCTCGCCGCGCTGCGCGACTTCTCCCTGCTGTACGCGCCGAACATCAACTCCTACAAGCGCTTCCAGCCGGGCTCCTTCGCCCCCACCGCCGTCGCCTGGGGGCACGACAACCGCACCTGCGCCCTACGCGTCGTCGGCCACGGCGCCGCGACCCGCTTCGAGAACCGCCTCCCTGGCGGCGACGTCAACCCGCACCTCGCCGTCGCCGGACTCGTCGCGGCCGGCCTGTACGGCATCGAGAACAAGCTGGAGCTGCCCGAGGCCTGCACCGGCAACGCCTACACCGGCGACTACGCCCACGTCCCCACCACCCTGCGCGAGGCCGCCGAGCTGTGGGAGAACAGCCCCATCGCCCGGGCCGCCTTCGGGGACGAGGTCGTGGCGCACTACCGCAACATGGCGCGGGTCGAGCTCGACGCGTTCGACGCCGCGGTGACCGACTGGGAGCTGCGCCGCTCCTTCGAACGCCTGTGA